The Salmo trutta chromosome 6, fSalTru1.1, whole genome shotgun sequence genome has a window encoding:
- the LOC115196106 gene encoding cysteine/serine-rich nuclear protein 3-like isoform X2 has protein sequence MSGILKRKFEEVEVDSPCLSLRGSDDEVSAGSDSGNSSDSVNPGPSTPVAPSSILRCEKRLLVRNVHFESVTVYYFSRRQGFTSVPTQGGSTLGMSTRHSWVQRYTLGEFAVEQERSHRDMLRDHLKEEKLNSIKLKLTNNGTVESDEAESLTLDDISEDDIDLDNTEVDEYFFLQPMTTRRRRALLRASGVRRIDVEEKHELRAIRVSREECGCDCRGLCNPATCACSLAGIKCQVDRMSFPCGCSKEGCSNSTGRVEFNPIRVRTHFLHTIMKLELEKSHEQQQPQVTNGYHGELTVNVPVQRALQYPLMSDNIPVPQAPIMHLPSASDAEQHLEEEADEDEEDDEDEDDGSSLCSGLSDCSTDSLHTSDSEEEEEEEEEDDCGSMEEGVSGPPVSHTEVVPLSSVLGYTDGTHTNTNRANPNSYYHNPSSGYYQMDNSANLNPTPKAPSEAPSLRLSLPNREEATDGPTVVSQEQPKTTSEPHTDHLSQIEGLYMHFPHTDKAPAANACSSAPQQSNTPHSGETSTLHHEQSFQTQVSVFHHESCSRGSSAEWSLAGTATKS, from the exons ATGAGTGGGATCCTGAAGAGGAAGtttgaggaggtggaggtggacagcccctgcctctctctccggGGGTCTGATGATGAGGTCTCTGCCGGCAGCGACAGCGGGAACAGCAGCGACAGCGTCAACCCCGGCCCCTCCACCCCCGTCGCCC CCTCTTCTATCTTGAGGTGTGAGAAGCGCCTGCTGGTACGCAATGTGCACTTTGAGAGCGTGACGGTGTACTACTTCAGCCGGCGCCAGGGCTTCACCAGCGTGCCCACGCAGGGTGGCAGCACCCTGGGCATGTCCACACGCCACAGCTGGGTGCAGCGCTACACCCTGGGGGAGTTCGCCGTGGAACAGGAGAGAAGCCACAGAGACATGCTGCGAGACCACCTCAAAGAGGAGAAACTCAACTCCATCAAACTCAAG ctGACCAATAATGGCACTGTGGAGTCGGACGAGGCCGAGTCTCTGACCCTGGACGACATCTCAGAGGACGACATAGACCTGGACAACACAGAGGTGGACGAGTACTTCTTCCTGCAGCCGATGACCACCAGGCGGCGCCGCGCTCTCCTCCGGGCGTCCGGGGTGCGACGCATCGACGTGGAGGAGAAGCACGAGCTGCGAGCCATCCGGGTGTCCCGGGAGGAGTGCGGCTGTGACTGCAGGGGGCTGTGCAACCCCGCGACCTGCGCTTGCAGCCTGGCCGGCATCAAGTGCCAG GTAGATCGCATGTCATTTCCGTGCGGCTGCAGCAAGGAGGGCTGCAGTAACAGCACAGGCCGCGTCGAGTTCAACCCCATCCGTGTTCGTACCCACTTCCTGCACACCATCATGAAGCTGGAGCTGGAAAAGAGCCACGAGCAACAACAACCGCAGGTCACCAATGGTTACCACGGAGAACTAACAGTCAACGTCCCTGTCCAGCGTGCTCTGCAGTACCCCCTGATGTCTGACAACATCCCAGTCCCGCAGGCTCCCATCATGCACCTGCCGAGTGCCAGCGACGCTGAGCAGCATCTAGAAGAGGAAGCGGACGAAGATGAGGAAGATGATGAGGATGAGGACGATGGTAGTAGTTTATGTAGTGGCCTCTCGGACTGCAGCACCGACAGCCTGCACACTAGTGactctgaggaggaagaggaggaggaggaggaagatgactgTGGGTctatggaggagggggtgagtgGACCCCCAGTCTCTCACACAGAGGTggttcctctctcctctgtgttggGTTACACTGAtggcacacacaccaacaccaaccGCGCTAACCCCAACTCATACTACCACAACCCTTCATCAGGGTACTACCAGATGGACAACTCAGCCAACCTGAACCCCACACCAAAAGCCCCTAGTGAAGCTCCCTCACTCCGCCTCTCACTCCCAAACAGGGAGGAGGCCACCGATGGCCCCACGGTCGTGTCACAGGAACAGCCTAAAACCACCTCCGAGCCGCACACAGACCACCTCAGCCAGATAGAGGGACTGTATATGCATTTTCCCCACACTGACAAAGCACCAGCAGCCAACGCCTGTTCCTCAGCCCCGCAGCAGAGCAACACTCCCCACAGTGGGGAGACTAGTACACTACACCATGAGCAGTCCTTTCAGACGCAGGTCAGCGTTTTTCATCATGAATCGTgttctagaggcagctctgcggagtggtcactagctggcacagccacaaagtcataa
- the LOC115196106 gene encoding cysteine/serine-rich nuclear protein 3-like isoform X1: MSGILKRKFEEVEVDSPCLSLRGSDDEVSAGSDSGNSSDSVNPGPSTPVAPSSILRCEKRLLVRNVHFESVTVYYFSRRQGFTSVPTQGGSTLGMSTRHSWVQRYTLGEFAVEQERSHRDMLRDHLKEEKLNSIKLKLTNNGTVESDEAESLTLDDISEDDIDLDNTEVDEYFFLQPMTTRRRRALLRASGVRRIDVEEKHELRAIRVSREECGCDCRGLCNPATCACSLAGIKCQVNGAVVDRMSFPCGCSKEGCSNSTGRVEFNPIRVRTHFLHTIMKLELEKSHEQQQPQVTNGYHGELTVNVPVQRALQYPLMSDNIPVPQAPIMHLPSASDAEQHLEEEADEDEEDDEDEDDGSSLCSGLSDCSTDSLHTSDSEEEEEEEEEDDCGSMEEGVSGPPVSHTEVVPLSSVLGYTDGTHTNTNRANPNSYYHNPSSGYYQMDNSANLNPTPKAPSEAPSLRLSLPNREEATDGPTVVSQEQPKTTSEPHTDHLSQIEGLYMHFPHTDKAPAANACSSAPQQSNTPHSGETSTLHHEQSFQTQVSVFHHESCSRGSSAEWSLAGTATKS; this comes from the exons ATGAGTGGGATCCTGAAGAGGAAGtttgaggaggtggaggtggacagcccctgcctctctctccggGGGTCTGATGATGAGGTCTCTGCCGGCAGCGACAGCGGGAACAGCAGCGACAGCGTCAACCCCGGCCCCTCCACCCCCGTCGCCC CCTCTTCTATCTTGAGGTGTGAGAAGCGCCTGCTGGTACGCAATGTGCACTTTGAGAGCGTGACGGTGTACTACTTCAGCCGGCGCCAGGGCTTCACCAGCGTGCCCACGCAGGGTGGCAGCACCCTGGGCATGTCCACACGCCACAGCTGGGTGCAGCGCTACACCCTGGGGGAGTTCGCCGTGGAACAGGAGAGAAGCCACAGAGACATGCTGCGAGACCACCTCAAAGAGGAGAAACTCAACTCCATCAAACTCAAG ctGACCAATAATGGCACTGTGGAGTCGGACGAGGCCGAGTCTCTGACCCTGGACGACATCTCAGAGGACGACATAGACCTGGACAACACAGAGGTGGACGAGTACTTCTTCCTGCAGCCGATGACCACCAGGCGGCGCCGCGCTCTCCTCCGGGCGTCCGGGGTGCGACGCATCGACGTGGAGGAGAAGCACGAGCTGCGAGCCATCCGGGTGTCCCGGGAGGAGTGCGGCTGTGACTGCAGGGGGCTGTGCAACCCCGCGACCTGCGCTTGCAGCCTGGCCGGCATCAAGTGCCAGGTAAATGGAGCTGTG GTAGATCGCATGTCATTTCCGTGCGGCTGCAGCAAGGAGGGCTGCAGTAACAGCACAGGCCGCGTCGAGTTCAACCCCATCCGTGTTCGTACCCACTTCCTGCACACCATCATGAAGCTGGAGCTGGAAAAGAGCCACGAGCAACAACAACCGCAGGTCACCAATGGTTACCACGGAGAACTAACAGTCAACGTCCCTGTCCAGCGTGCTCTGCAGTACCCCCTGATGTCTGACAACATCCCAGTCCCGCAGGCTCCCATCATGCACCTGCCGAGTGCCAGCGACGCTGAGCAGCATCTAGAAGAGGAAGCGGACGAAGATGAGGAAGATGATGAGGATGAGGACGATGGTAGTAGTTTATGTAGTGGCCTCTCGGACTGCAGCACCGACAGCCTGCACACTAGTGactctgaggaggaagaggaggaggaggaggaagatgactgTGGGTctatggaggagggggtgagtgGACCCCCAGTCTCTCACACAGAGGTggttcctctctcctctgtgttggGTTACACTGAtggcacacacaccaacaccaaccGCGCTAACCCCAACTCATACTACCACAACCCTTCATCAGGGTACTACCAGATGGACAACTCAGCCAACCTGAACCCCACACCAAAAGCCCCTAGTGAAGCTCCCTCACTCCGCCTCTCACTCCCAAACAGGGAGGAGGCCACCGATGGCCCCACGGTCGTGTCACAGGAACAGCCTAAAACCACCTCCGAGCCGCACACAGACCACCTCAGCCAGATAGAGGGACTGTATATGCATTTTCCCCACACTGACAAAGCACCAGCAGCCAACGCCTGTTCCTCAGCCCCGCAGCAGAGCAACACTCCCCACAGTGGGGAGACTAGTACACTACACCATGAGCAGTCCTTTCAGACGCAGGTCAGCGTTTTTCATCATGAATCGTgttctagaggcagctctgcggagtggtcactagctggcacagccacaaagtcataa